In Methylacidiphilum infernorum V4, a single window of DNA contains:
- a CDS encoding MFS transporter, translating into MIAFNKKPGCHTSPEEAGILERISWCAFDFSNSAFSTVVVDLVFSLYFIRIICAHRTDATFLLTFTTFLNQILVGLLLPLVGTLSDVTGKRKEIILFFYSLCTLSTAYLGTTVEGEVWKGLITYAIAHVTFSFSESLVASFLPEIAPESMLGRLSGWARSAGNLGAFVSLMAIYPLLSGGFIQSNIDRIRLSFPLVAALYAVVGLPFFLVTRQRTPGSQKDFSLALKNFYLRTALMIPSILKQKYVLLFFLAFFLYGSGATVIMVVLAVFSQMQLGVSGAEQIWLFLTLQLGSAIGAFIFGFIEDSFGPKRTLQLNLALWFICVALTLFLEQKWLFFLVSFLIGTANGSLYSVSRALMGLISPPDKVGEYFGLWGLVGRFASGIGPLVFGLLFAVNKSFQTPLFAPLVFFGCGLCVLFFLPNQKPQKIENKEAS; encoded by the coding sequence ATGATCGCGTTTAACAAAAAGCCTGGTTGCCACACTTCACCGGAAGAAGCAGGAATACTCGAAAGGATTTCCTGGTGCGCTTTTGATTTTTCCAATTCCGCATTCAGCACGGTCGTCGTTGACCTCGTTTTCAGCCTGTATTTCATAAGGATCATCTGTGCCCATAGAACGGATGCCACTTTCCTGTTAACTTTTACGACTTTTCTCAACCAGATCCTCGTCGGTCTTCTTCTTCCCCTCGTTGGAACCCTTTCCGATGTTACGGGGAAGAGAAAAGAGATCATTCTTTTTTTCTACAGCCTATGCACCTTGAGCACCGCTTACCTGGGAACGACTGTCGAAGGAGAGGTCTGGAAAGGATTGATCACCTACGCTATCGCCCACGTTACTTTTTCCTTTTCTGAAAGCCTGGTGGCCAGTTTCTTGCCCGAAATCGCTCCCGAATCGATGCTGGGAAGACTGTCCGGCTGGGCTAGGTCTGCAGGAAACCTAGGGGCTTTCGTAAGCCTAATGGCCATATATCCCTTGCTTTCAGGAGGTTTCATCCAATCCAACATCGATCGCATCCGGTTATCCTTTCCCCTGGTTGCGGCTTTATACGCCGTGGTCGGTTTACCCTTTTTTCTTGTCACCCGGCAGAGAACGCCAGGATCTCAAAAAGATTTCTCCCTTGCTCTAAAAAATTTTTACCTCCGTACCGCCCTGATGATTCCTTCCATCCTGAAACAAAAGTACGTGTTGCTGTTTTTTCTCGCTTTTTTCCTTTACGGTAGTGGAGCTACGGTAATCATGGTGGTGTTGGCCGTCTTTTCTCAAATGCAGCTTGGGGTAAGCGGAGCGGAACAGATATGGCTTTTTTTAACCCTTCAGCTCGGCAGCGCCATAGGCGCATTCATTTTCGGATTCATTGAAGACAGCTTTGGACCCAAAAGAACACTCCAGCTGAATCTCGCCCTATGGTTTATCTGCGTAGCCCTGACCCTTTTTTTGGAGCAAAAATGGCTTTTCTTTTTGGTCAGTTTTCTTATTGGCACGGCAAACGGCTCCTTGTACTCGGTGAGCAGGGCCTTGATGGGACTTATATCCCCTCCTGACAAAGTCGGTGAATATTTCGGCTTATGGGGATTAGTCGGCCGCTTTGCTTCGGGTATCGGTCCCTTGGTCTTCGGCCTGCTCTTTGCCGTCAACAAGTCATTTCAAACCCCTCTGTTTGCTCCCCTTGTATTTTTTGGGTGTGGTCTCTGCGTGCTCTTTTTCCTTCCCAACCAGAAACCCCAGAAAATAGAAAACAAGGAAGCCAGCTAG
- a CDS encoding MFS transporter yields the protein MKDTQKITLKENGTVGLKEKLSWGIFDLGNVSFSIVLVDLVFSLYFVQIICARRTDGTFLLSLAAFFTQIIVAVFLPFVGALSDVVTKRKFILGFFFSLCIAATTLLGTTKEGDVWKSLLCYSVANISFSFTENIFSSFLPEIIPMAFIGRFSGWTRAFGNLGGFLSLLGVYPLLAPGFTVANTELLRLSFPIVAAIYMMCGLPLFFNLELQKKTKNSLGFSKALLKIVSDLKETVFFMVHNKAIRLYFAASLLFFSAATILMIILAVYAQMEYGITGAQQIGIFLLIQAGGTLGSFIFGFIQDQWGSRRALQVDLLLWVSCVSSLVFADNKLAFYGASFLIGLGNGSLPSLSRAVMSLLSEEEKIGKYFALWGLSCRIATGIGPLSFGCLFILSHSFKTPMLLPLFYFLGSLLLVSFLPKIRKDSRPKTF from the coding sequence ATGAAGGATACTCAAAAGATCACCTTGAAGGAAAACGGCACCGTCGGGCTCAAGGAAAAATTGTCCTGGGGAATTTTCGACCTGGGCAACGTCTCTTTCAGTATCGTTCTAGTGGACCTTGTTTTTAGCCTTTACTTTGTCCAGATCATTTGTGCTCGCCGAACCGATGGAACATTCCTATTGAGCTTGGCTGCCTTCTTTACGCAGATTATAGTGGCCGTATTTTTACCCTTCGTGGGAGCACTTTCGGATGTGGTTACCAAGAGAAAATTCATCCTGGGATTTTTCTTTTCCCTCTGCATCGCGGCTACGACCTTGCTGGGAACGACCAAGGAAGGAGATGTTTGGAAAAGTCTTCTTTGTTACTCGGTAGCGAACATTTCGTTTTCTTTTACCGAGAATATCTTTTCGAGTTTCCTCCCCGAGATCATTCCCATGGCCTTCATAGGTCGATTCTCAGGATGGACAAGGGCTTTTGGCAACCTAGGGGGTTTTCTTAGCCTTCTTGGGGTCTATCCCCTGCTTGCTCCCGGCTTTACGGTAGCCAATACGGAACTCCTTCGCCTTAGTTTCCCCATAGTTGCCGCCATTTACATGATGTGCGGTTTGCCCCTGTTTTTTAATCTTGAACTTCAAAAAAAAACCAAGAACAGCCTCGGCTTTAGCAAAGCCCTTTTAAAAATCGTTTCCGATCTCAAGGAAACGGTCTTTTTCATGGTCCATAATAAGGCCATCCGGCTGTATTTTGCCGCTTCTCTCCTTTTTTTCTCGGCAGCCACCATCCTTATGATCATCCTAGCCGTCTATGCCCAGATGGAATACGGAATAACGGGAGCCCAACAAATCGGCATTTTTCTCTTAATTCAAGCCGGGGGAACCCTAGGTTCATTTATATTTGGCTTTATCCAGGATCAATGGGGTTCTCGAAGAGCCCTCCAGGTTGATCTTCTACTCTGGGTAAGCTGCGTGAGCAGCCTTGTTTTTGCCGACAACAAGCTGGCCTTTTACGGGGCTTCATTCCTGATAGGCCTAGGCAACGGTTCTCTCCCTTCCCTATCCAGGGCTGTCATGAGCCTTCTTTCCGAAGAAGAAAAAATAGGCAAATATTTCGCCCTTTGGGGTCTTTCCTGTAGGATCGCCACGGGAATCGGTCCTTTGAGCTTCGGCTGCCTCTTCATCCTCAGCCATTCTTTCAAAACCCCCATGCTCCTCCCCCTGTTCTATTTTCTAGGAAGCCTATTGCTGGTTTCTTTCCTTCCTAAAATAAGGAAAGACTCAAGGCCAAAAACCTTCTAA
- a CDS encoding efflux RND transporter permease subunit, with amino-acid sequence MLERFIAILLKNKPVVFLGLFFYLGAALYTAFHLSIDVVPDISSVQVQVMTPVRDYAPEEIEKLVTFPLERECSGIPGLEEMRSVSKFGISQLTLIFRDGTDVYRARQLTSERLLTALDKIPPGLVPRLGPMSTGLGEVFVYALDWKEDAPGKPPSEFERLVELKLIQQYQVIPQLRMVPGVVEINTLGGYDKEILVMPDPQKLMNLGLTLKDLADVVGMNVENVGGAYVKKAGEQMTVRAASRVEEIRQIQILPIKYPGYVKPVLVEDVAAVQAGAKIRVGAALKNGKETVLGIILMRSGENGRTVSQRVFKKIREIQARLPEGVNIEVLYNRSEFTDQVIHTAFSNLLEGATLVTVILFFILADFRAALIVSFTIPLSFLFALLGMKLCHLSGNLMSLGAIDFGLIVDGAVIMVENILRKLSQGESQASPSLAGKEKEKVVQETATEVGPSVFIGVLIITFVYVPILSLGGVAGKTFRPMALTVIFAMVGSIIFSFTAVPVLAVMGLGSGKASRRKQDWLVGMLQKMYRPFIRFTLNKGWFFSSSALLFFVIAVMKFATLGADFVPKLDEGAYDINIFRENTIGLEASVAMEKETEKILLESFPEIRYVYSRIGMADIATDPASPNEPELYIFLKPKSQWRKINGKALSKEDLEDLIEEEIKLKVPGQAMIFSQPIENRFNEILQGVKADVAFKVFGSDYGTIYSLTEALKKLLEKVRGVVGLAFETSGVAPSLEVLPDRLAMARFNVQSAEINGAVSGALGGKTVGQLINGVRRFDIVVRFSDQQRQNLNALLSLPVRSGTGGLLYLSQLASTRYAERLRSISRENGLRRIALLVDLERRDMESFVREATEKIAKEVHFPKGYYYEIGGQYKNYLEAKETLKGVVPMAALAIVLLLYFLFKNFRHCFIVCFSIPLAVTGGIFSLLFSGLSFSISAWIGFIAVSGVAILEGLVLLGAINRCRSAGLTLVEAIEEGALMRLRPVLATALVASLGFVPMAIAHGPGAEVQRPLALVVIGGIVSSTLLDLVVLPVFYLWIEEAWNRWRKRSSP; translated from the coding sequence ATGCTTGAACGATTCATTGCAATCCTGTTAAAAAACAAGCCGGTTGTTTTTCTTGGCTTGTTTTTTTATCTTGGGGCAGCCCTTTATACCGCCTTCCATCTTTCCATCGATGTTGTCCCCGACATTTCCAGTGTTCAAGTCCAGGTTATGACCCCGGTTCGAGATTATGCCCCCGAAGAGATCGAGAAGCTCGTTACCTTTCCCTTGGAAAGGGAGTGTTCGGGAATACCGGGGCTGGAAGAAATGCGCTCGGTGAGCAAATTCGGTATTTCTCAGCTTACCCTCATTTTCAGGGACGGTACTGACGTTTACAGGGCAAGGCAGTTGACCAGCGAAAGGCTGCTGACGGCCCTGGATAAAATCCCCCCTGGCCTGGTTCCGCGGTTGGGACCGATGAGTACGGGCCTGGGGGAGGTCTTTGTCTATGCCCTCGATTGGAAAGAAGATGCCCCGGGCAAGCCGCCAAGCGAGTTTGAACGACTCGTAGAATTAAAGTTGATCCAGCAGTACCAGGTTATTCCCCAGCTTCGGATGGTTCCAGGAGTTGTTGAGATCAACACCCTGGGTGGATATGACAAAGAAATCCTCGTTATGCCCGATCCGCAAAAACTCATGAACCTGGGACTGACTTTGAAAGATCTTGCCGATGTCGTGGGCATGAACGTGGAAAATGTGGGAGGAGCTTACGTCAAAAAAGCGGGTGAGCAGATGACCGTAAGGGCGGCAAGCCGGGTGGAGGAGATCCGTCAAATACAGATTCTGCCGATCAAGTACCCCGGCTATGTCAAGCCGGTTCTTGTCGAGGATGTGGCGGCGGTTCAAGCAGGAGCGAAGATAAGGGTTGGAGCAGCCCTGAAAAACGGCAAGGAGACGGTCCTGGGGATTATCCTCATGCGCAGCGGGGAAAACGGCAGAACGGTTTCCCAGAGGGTCTTTAAAAAAATCCGGGAGATTCAAGCCCGGTTACCCGAAGGGGTGAACATAGAAGTCCTTTACAACCGCTCGGAATTCACAGACCAGGTCATCCACACCGCTTTTTCAAACCTCCTGGAAGGAGCCACTCTGGTCACTGTGATCCTTTTTTTTATCCTTGCCGATTTTAGGGCAGCCTTGATCGTTTCTTTTACCATTCCTCTCTCTTTCCTTTTTGCCCTCCTGGGGATGAAGCTTTGCCATCTCTCCGGCAATCTCATGAGTCTTGGAGCCATAGATTTCGGATTGATCGTGGATGGTGCGGTCATCATGGTTGAAAACATCCTGCGCAAGCTTTCTCAAGGTGAATCCCAAGCTAGCCCATCTCTTGCGGGAAAGGAGAAAGAAAAGGTAGTTCAAGAAACGGCTACCGAAGTAGGTCCATCGGTCTTTATCGGGGTGCTGATTATAACTTTTGTTTACGTTCCCATATTAAGCCTTGGCGGGGTGGCCGGAAAGACGTTTAGGCCGATGGCCCTCACGGTCATTTTTGCCATGGTGGGTTCGATTATTTTCAGTTTTACCGCTGTTCCCGTCCTTGCCGTGATGGGGCTTGGAAGCGGGAAAGCCTCGAGAAGAAAGCAGGATTGGCTGGTTGGGATGCTGCAGAAAATGTATCGGCCTTTTATCCGGTTTACATTGAACAAGGGATGGTTTTTCAGCTCTTCTGCCCTGCTCTTTTTTGTCATCGCCGTCATGAAATTCGCTACCTTGGGAGCGGACTTTGTTCCGAAACTCGACGAAGGGGCTTATGACATCAATATTTTCAGGGAAAATACGATCGGCTTGGAGGCCAGCGTGGCCATGGAAAAAGAAACCGAGAAGATCCTTCTCGAATCTTTCCCGGAAATCCGCTACGTTTATTCCCGGATAGGAATGGCCGATATAGCTACCGATCCGGCAAGCCCAAACGAGCCCGAACTGTATATTTTTCTCAAGCCTAAATCTCAATGGAGAAAGATAAACGGCAAAGCTCTTTCTAAAGAAGATCTCGAGGACCTGATCGAAGAAGAAATCAAACTGAAGGTTCCCGGCCAGGCCATGATCTTTTCTCAACCTATTGAAAACCGCTTTAACGAGATTCTCCAGGGTGTTAAAGCCGACGTGGCCTTCAAGGTATTCGGCTCGGACTACGGGACCATCTATTCATTGACCGAAGCTCTAAAGAAGCTGCTGGAAAAAGTTCGAGGAGTTGTAGGTCTAGCCTTTGAGACATCCGGGGTGGCGCCTTCCCTGGAAGTTCTTCCCGACCGGTTGGCCATGGCAAGGTTCAATGTTCAGTCTGCAGAGATTAACGGGGCGGTTTCGGGGGCCTTGGGAGGGAAAACCGTGGGGCAACTGATCAACGGGGTTCGACGCTTTGACATCGTTGTCAGGTTCTCGGATCAGCAAAGGCAAAATTTAAATGCCTTGCTTTCTTTACCCGTTCGTTCGGGGACCGGCGGGCTTCTCTATTTATCTCAACTGGCTTCTACCCGTTATGCCGAGCGGCTGAGGTCTATTTCCAGGGAAAACGGCCTGCGTCGGATCGCCCTGCTTGTGGACCTGGAACGAAGGGACATGGAAAGTTTTGTTAGGGAAGCAACCGAAAAGATAGCCAAGGAGGTCCATTTCCCCAAAGGCTATTATTACGAAATCGGTGGCCAATACAAAAATTACCTCGAGGCTAAAGAAACTCTAAAAGGAGTGGTCCCCATGGCTGCCTTGGCGATAGTTCTTCTCCTTTATTTCCTGTTCAAAAACTTCAGGCATTGTTTCATCGTCTGTTTCTCCATTCCCCTGGCGGTCACGGGAGGGATCTTTTCCCTTTTGTTTTCCGGCCTTTCTTTCAGCATTTCAGCCTGGATTGGATTTATCGCAGTTTCGGGAGTGGCGATCCTCGAGGGACTTGTTTTGTTGGGAGCGATTAACCGCTGCCGCTCTGCTGGATTGACCCTCGTCGAAGCGATCGAAGAAGGAGCCTTGATGCGGCTGAGACCCGTGTTGGCTACGGCACTGGTGGCAAGCTTGGGTTTTGTTCCCATGGCCATTGCTCATGGCCCGGGGGCGGAAGTCCAAAGACCGCTCGCCCTGGTAGTCATTGGAGGTATTGTCTCTTCAACCTTGCTGGACCTGGTGGTGTTGCCGGTTTTTTACCTTTGGATTGAAGAGGCTTGGAACCGGTGGCGGAAGAGATCGTCTCCATAA
- a CDS encoding PTS sugar transporter subunit IIA has protein sequence MNLTDVLTQDRVLFNLTANDRFEAITKVAQLLSNSPKIQSFAAFLDALLEAERAGLTWFEQEVAFPHIRSELVKELILAAGFFSPGVFFRENAPLVQLIFVIGAPKKISTTDIVVVGSLARIVSKNKNRLLNAKNAQKFISLLSEYEKQLQ, from the coding sequence ATGAACCTCACCGATGTATTGACCCAGGATCGAGTCCTCTTTAATTTAACGGCTAACGATCGGTTCGAGGCCATAACAAAAGTAGCCCAGCTCCTCTCGAACTCTCCAAAAATTCAATCTTTTGCGGCATTCCTGGATGCCCTCCTGGAAGCGGAGAGAGCGGGATTAACTTGGTTTGAACAAGAAGTGGCTTTCCCCCATATTCGCAGTGAACTCGTTAAGGAACTTATCCTTGCGGCCGGTTTTTTTTCTCCCGGAGTTTTTTTCAGGGAAAATGCTCCCCTGGTTCAGTTGATTTTTGTGATCGGCGCCCCCAAGAAAATCAGCACGACCGATATAGTGGTTGTGGGTTCCCTGGCAAGGATCGTCTCTAAAAATAAAAACCGGCTCCTTAACGCTAAAAATGCCCAAAAGTTCATCTCTCTTTTGAGCGAGTATGAAAAACAGCTTCAGTAA
- a CDS encoding NAD(+)/NADH kinase has product MTLRVGLFVNKEKRGAHELLVELLEYFKKYGVSFFLEESTARLVGREGLSLSRLSQEVDLILAAGGDGTIIRIAHEIFPSQVPILGVNTGSLGFLTAVGREEILPELPKILTGRFRKSPRMVLKAVGSAYGKDFEIPCSLNDIVLFRGAYSHMTMIDVFAQGKLVTEYQADGVVVSTPTGSTAYALSTGGPIVVPESKVFTLNPICPHTLTNRSLVFAEEVVLRFSIPLGGGPVRLEYDGVAYGDLHPGDWIQIEARSERVVLGFLKERDFFEILRKKLRWSGTAVEE; this is encoded by the coding sequence ATGACTTTACGCGTTGGTCTTTTTGTCAACAAGGAAAAAAGGGGAGCTCATGAACTTCTCGTGGAGTTGCTCGAATATTTCAAGAAATACGGCGTCTCTTTTTTCCTGGAAGAGTCGACGGCCAGGCTTGTGGGACGGGAGGGTCTATCTTTGAGCCGGCTTTCACAAGAAGTGGACCTGATCCTGGCCGCGGGAGGGGATGGGACCATTATCCGGATAGCCCATGAAATCTTCCCTTCACAGGTGCCCATTCTCGGGGTGAACACCGGTAGCCTGGGGTTTTTGACCGCGGTTGGCAGAGAAGAAATTCTTCCTGAACTGCCCAAGATCTTGACCGGTCGGTTTAGGAAAAGTCCCCGGATGGTTCTTAAAGCGGTAGGAAGTGCCTACGGGAAGGATTTTGAAATTCCCTGTTCGCTCAACGATATCGTGCTATTCAGGGGAGCTTATTCCCACATGACGATGATCGATGTCTTTGCCCAGGGAAAGCTTGTGACCGAGTACCAGGCCGATGGGGTGGTTGTTTCTACCCCGACGGGATCCACGGCCTATGCTTTGTCGACGGGAGGACCCATAGTCGTTCCTGAGTCCAAGGTTTTTACCCTTAATCCGATCTGTCCTCATACCCTCACAAACCGCTCCTTGGTCTTTGCCGAAGAGGTGGTTTTGCGCTTTTCCATTCCCTTGGGGGGAGGACCGGTGCGGTTGGAATATGACGGGGTAGCCTATGGAGATCTTCATCCCGGGGACTGGATCCAGATCGAAGCTAGATCTGAAAGAGTCGTCTTGGGATTTCTCAAGGAGAGGGATTTTTTTGAAATTTTAAGAAAAAAGCTCAGGTGGAGTGGGACCGCGGTCGAGGAATAA
- a CDS encoding PfkB family carbohydrate kinase, which translates to MKQVEVLAVGHSCYDLSFFVEKDPHSDEKTMASDLVLCGGGPAANAAVAVSRLGGSAAFCGYVGCDLFGELIHREFRDEGVDTALLVKKMYPTPVACCLVKPDGQRAVVNYRKRTPPLSPAEVDFSFYHPQVLLFDGHEPAVSLEFIKFAKARGIVTVLDGGSLHEGTLLLAPQVDYVVASEKFTLELTTKNDPQAAFEEASKVYPRFIVTLGEKGLLWSCRGQKGMMKSLPIIPVDTNGAGDVFHGAFCLGLARGMDWDSLLLFATVSAGLSCTRKGARTSFPKKEELEAKLKEVKLEDLLSF; encoded by the coding sequence ATGAAACAGGTAGAAGTCCTTGCCGTTGGTCATAGCTGTTATGACCTATCCTTTTTTGTCGAAAAAGATCCGCACAGCGACGAAAAGACCATGGCAAGCGATCTTGTCCTTTGCGGAGGAGGCCCGGCCGCAAACGCCGCCGTAGCGGTCAGCCGGCTTGGAGGCAGTGCCGCTTTTTGCGGTTATGTCGGTTGCGATCTTTTTGGAGAACTGATCCATAGGGAATTCAGGGATGAAGGAGTAGACACCGCCCTCCTGGTAAAAAAAATGTACCCTACCCCTGTCGCCTGCTGCCTGGTTAAACCCGATGGGCAAAGAGCCGTCGTTAATTATAGAAAAAGGACCCCTCCTTTGAGTCCTGCAGAGGTGGACTTTTCCTTTTACCATCCCCAAGTCCTTCTTTTTGACGGGCATGAACCGGCGGTTTCCTTGGAGTTCATCAAGTTTGCTAAAGCACGGGGCATCGTGACGGTGCTGGACGGGGGGTCGTTGCATGAAGGCACTTTACTGCTTGCTCCCCAAGTGGATTATGTCGTCGCTTCTGAAAAATTTACCCTCGAGCTTACCACCAAAAACGATCCTCAAGCCGCTTTTGAAGAAGCCTCAAAAGTATATCCACGTTTCATCGTTACCCTTGGAGAAAAGGGGCTTTTGTGGAGCTGTCGCGGTCAAAAAGGGATGATGAAAAGCCTGCCCATTATCCCCGTTGATACCAATGGGGCAGGAGACGTATTCCACGGGGCTTTTTGTCTCGGCCTAGCCCGAGGAATGGATTGGGATAGCCTCCTGCTTTTTGCCACGGTTTCAGCGGGCTTAAGCTGCACCCGCAAGGGAGCCAGGACCTCTTTCCCCAAAAAAGAAGAACTGGAAGCTAAACTCAAAGAAGTAAAGCTTGAAGATCTTCTTTCATTTTGA
- a CDS encoding type III polyketide synthase — translation MFLQSIFSLVPERGYKQSECWEIFSRSPVAQALREPSLQLVQKILLGNSWIDKRHFAVEPIEMLFDLPAESLNRKFEELAPKLASLSLREILEMSHLKPSELDALFVCTCTGYLCPGLSSHIAERVGLRPDSFLIDIVGHGCGAALPTLRAVKSFLSENPGCYAAAVAVELSSTAFYVDDDPGTLVSLCIFADGCCSTLWHSSKRGLGWRFKDFFSLHIPQDREKLRFENSQGKLRNKLHRSVPVLAAEAVAGLYRDFIAKGGSPAQRLIVHPGGKEVLIELQKRFPESRFEESAEILRLYGNMSSPSVLFAFQKGIESQPEEKEILLFSFGAGFSCYGCRVSRED, via the coding sequence GTCCCCAGTAGCCCAAGCTCTCCGTGAACCTTCCCTTCAGCTTGTACAGAAGATTCTCCTGGGAAATAGCTGGATAGATAAAAGGCATTTTGCGGTCGAACCGATAGAAATGCTCTTCGATCTGCCCGCGGAAAGCTTGAACAGGAAATTTGAAGAATTAGCTCCCAAGCTTGCCTCCCTATCCCTCCGTGAAATCCTTGAAATGTCCCATTTGAAGCCTTCTGAACTGGACGCGCTTTTTGTTTGTACCTGCACGGGCTATCTCTGCCCTGGGCTATCCAGCCATATCGCCGAAAGGGTAGGATTGCGGCCGGACAGTTTCCTGATCGATATCGTGGGACATGGCTGTGGAGCGGCTTTGCCTACCCTCAGGGCCGTAAAAAGCTTCTTGAGTGAAAATCCCGGCTGTTATGCGGCTGCTGTGGCCGTAGAACTTTCTTCTACGGCTTTTTACGTCGATGACGATCCGGGCACACTCGTCAGCTTGTGCATTTTTGCCGATGGTTGTTGTTCGACCCTTTGGCATAGTTCAAAAAGGGGACTCGGGTGGCGGTTCAAGGATTTTTTTTCCCTGCATATCCCCCAGGACCGGGAAAAGCTGCGCTTTGAGAATAGCCAGGGCAAGCTGCGCAACAAGCTTCACCGCTCCGTCCCGGTTTTAGCCGCGGAAGCTGTCGCCGGGCTTTACAGGGACTTTATAGCCAAGGGCGGTTCCCCGGCTCAAAGGCTCATCGTTCATCCCGGGGGGAAAGAGGTTCTTATAGAGCTGCAAAAAAGATTCCCGGAAAGCCGTTTTGAAGAAAGCGCTGAAATTTTAAGACTCTATGGGAACATGAGCAGTCCCTCGGTTTTATTTGCTTTTCAAAAAGGGATCGAATCCCAACCCGAAGAAAAAGAGATCTTGCTTTTTAGTTTTGGTGCCGGTTTTTCCTGTTATGGCTGTCGAGTCAGCCGTGAAGATTAG